Part of the Nocardia farcinica genome, CAGATACTCGGCGGCCTTGACGATCGCCTTGCCGTCGGGGTTGAGCGCGCGGTACTCGGTCGGCTCCACCGGCGCGCCGGTCACCAGGTCACGGCCGTAGCTCTCGCACACCGCGGGCGCGGCCCAGAAGGCGCCGTCGGCATACAGGCGCTCGGTGCCCTCGGGATGGTCGTCGTTGCACGGCCACTGGATGCCGCTGCCGCCGCGTAACTTCGCATACGACAGCCCGGTGTAGTCGCAGGGCCGCCCGCGCGTGCACTCCCGCCACGCCTCGAACGCCTCCTCCGGGGTGGTCCAGGTGATCAGCGGGCCGCCGTCCTTGTCGGTCAGCTCCAGGCGGCGAGCATAGTCGAGGAAGATGTCCAGATCCGGGCGTGCCTGCCCCGGCGGGTCGATCGCACGCTCGGACAGGTGCACGGTGCGGTCGGCGTTGGTGAAGGTGCCGGTCTTCTCCGCCCACGCCGCCGCGGGCAACACCACGTCGGCCAGTTGCGCGGTCTCGGTCAGGAAGATGTCCTGCACCACCAGGAACAGCCGCTCCTGGGCCAGCACCGCGCGGATGCGCGACAACTCCGGCAGCGACACCGCCGGATTGGTGCCGCTGACATACAGCAGCCGGATCGAGCCGTCCTCGGCGTAGCGCAGCATCTGCATCAGATGCGTGGGCGGCGCGTAGTGCGGGATCTGCTCGGGTGCCACGTTCCACACCCGCGCCAGGTCGGCCACATGCTCGTCGTTGGCCCAGTTCCGGAAACCGGGCAGGTCGCCGTCGGCGCCGCACTCGCGGGTGTTCTGCGCGGTCGGCTGCCCGTTCATCTGCAACACCCCGCAGCCGGGTCTGCCGAGCATGCCGCGCACCAGGTGGACGTTGTTGACCTGCACCGCGGCGGCGGTCGCCTGGTGGGATTGGTAGAAGCCCTGCAGCACCGTGGAGAACAGCCGCCGCGCGCCGCCGATGATCCGCGCCGCCTCCCGCAGATCCGCCACCGGCACATCACACACCTCGGCCGCCAGCTCCGGGGTGTAACCGTCGAGCATGCGGTCGAGTTCGTCGAAGCCGACGGTGTGCGCGGCCAGATAGTCGCGGTCGATCCAGCCGTTGCGCACGATCTCGTGCAGCAGCCCGTTCATCAGCATGACGTTGGTGCCGGGTCGCGGTGCCAGATGCACGGTCGCCGCCTGCGCCACGGGTGTGCGCCGCGGGTCCACGCACACCAGTGCGGGCGGGTTCGGCCCGGCGAGCCGGTCGAGCATCCGCGACCACAGCACGGTCTGGGTCTCGGCCACGTTGTGGCCGTAGAGGCAGAGCACGTCGGCGTGGTCGATGTCGGTGTAGGAGCCGGGCTGGCCGTCGCAGCCGAAGGACTCCTTCAACGCCGCGGCCGCCGTGGCCGTGCACAGGCGGGTGTTGCCGTCGATGTGGTTGGTGCCGATGCCGCCGCGGCCGAGCACCGCCAGGGTGTAGTACTCCTCGAGGAACAACTGCCCGGTGGTGTAGAAGCCGATCGAGCCGGGCCCGTGCTCGGCCAGCAGGTGCTTCGTACGGGTCGCGACCGCGTGCATCGCGGTGTCCCAGTCGGTTTCGACCAGTTCGCCGTCCCGGCGGATCAGCGGGGTGGTCAACCGGTCCGCGGAATGGTTGGCCTGCCAGCCGAACAGGTCCTTCGGGCCGAGCCTGCCGCGGTTCACTCGGTCCACCGCCCGCCCCCGCACGCCGACCAACCGGCCGTCCTTGACCGCCAGGTCCAGGCCGTCACCGTTGGAATGCAGCACCGACGCCGACTGCACCCAGGCGTCGACGGCCGCCTCGTCCACCTCCGGCGCCAGGTACATGTCGACCCGGCTCGGCCACGGCTGGCCCGCCCCGTACGGTGTCCGCCCGCCCCACGGTTCCCGGATTCGGTCTCGCAGCGTCACGAGGTCGGCGATACCCCGGCGATGGTCCACCAAACCCGGCCGCCGCCCGATACGGCCGGTCGCCGCGTGTCGGCGCGGCGGCGGTCGCGATGCGGGTCAGGATGCGAGAGCCTGGCCGACGAGCGCCGTGCGGCGACGACGAAGGAGACACATCATGAGCGATGGCAAGGACTGGAACACCAGCATCATCGAGGAGTTCCGCGCCAACGAGGGCCGCGTCGGCGGCCAGTTCGCGGGTGCGCCGATGCTGCTGCTGCACCATCGCGGCCGCAAGAGCGGCCGGGAGATGGTGGCCCCGTTGATGTATCAGGCCGACGAGAACGACCCCGACACCGTCTACGTCTTCGCCAGCAAGGCGGGCGCCCCCGTCGATCCCGAGTGGTACCACAACCTCCGCGCCGCCGGACGCGCCGAAATCGAACGCGGCACCGATCGTTACGCCGTCACCGTCGAGGTGGTCACCGGCGCCGAGCGGGACCGCATCTACACCGAACAGGCGCGCCGCTACCCGGGTTTCGCCGACTACGAGCGCCAGACCGCCGACATCCGCACCATCCCGGTGGTCGCCCTGCGCCGCGCCTGATCCGCCGCGATCCCCGGCAACGTGGGCCTTTCGGCCCCTCCGCCGGGGACCTCGGACCAGCGTGCCCGACGATGCGCCGTTCCTAGCCTGAGAGCACCCGCACGCACACCGGTAAGGACACGCTCTGATGGCCGCACATCCCCTCGTCGTCGGCGTCGACGACTCCGCCGCCAGCGATCTCGCCGTCCGCTGGGCCGCCGAGACCGCCGCGGCCCGGGGCAGGCCGCTGCGGCTCGTGCACGCCCTCGACCTGGCCGCCACCCGCGCGGTGTTCGGGCCCTACGCCCTGCTCGTCCCGTCGGTCACCGCCGAGTTCCGTCAGCAGGGCGTCGAATACCTGGCCGCCGCAGCGCAATTGGCCACCGAGACCGCGCCCGGCTGCACCGTCGACACCGAACTGGTGGAGGGCTCGGCCGCCGAGGTCCTCATCGACCGCTCCGACTTCGCGGCCATGACCGTGCTGGGCACCGGCAACGCGGGCGCCCTCGGCTACCTGGGCTCCACCCTGTCGGCGGTGGTCGCCCACGGGCACGGCCCGATCACCGTCGTACGCGCGAGCGGCAACGACACCAGCATCCGCCGCTGCGGGCCGGTCGTCGTCGGCGTCGACGGCAGCGCGCACAACCGCGCCGCCGTCGAACTCGCCTTCGCCGAGGCCGCCGAGCGGCGGGCCACCCTCGTCGCCGTGCACTGCTGGAGCGACCTGCGGTTCGAACAGTTGACCGGTCTGCCCGACACCATCGCCGACCGCGAGATCGAGACCACCTCCCACGAACTGCTCGCCGACGCACTCGACGGCTGGGCCGACAAATACCCGCAGGTGCGCGTCACCCGCAAGGTCTACCTGTCCGGCCCGCGCCACCACCTGCGCGAATGGTCCAAGCCGGCGCAGCTGCTCGTGGTCGGCAGCCGCGGACGCGGCGGCTTCGGCCGCCTGCTGCTCGGCTCCGTCGGCAACGCCCTGGTCCAGCAGGCGCACTGCCCGGTGATGGTCGTGCACACCCCCTGACTGCCTGCCTGTTCTGCTGATTGTTAAACTTTGCAACCAGCCAGGCCATGCCCTGGCCGACACGAGCGCGAGGGCGGTGAGGCGATGCCGGGATTCCAGCGGCCGCTGTACCAGATGAAGGCCGACTTCTTCAAAACACTCGGTCATCCCGTGCGCATCCGGGTCCTGGAACTGCTCAGCGAGCGGGAGCACGCGGTCTCGGAGATGTTGGAGGAAGTCGGCGTCGAACCGGCCAACCTCTCCCAGCAACTGTCGGTGCTGCGCCGCGCCGGCCTGGTCACCGCCCGGCGCGAGGGACTCTCGGTGACCTACCAGCTCACCTCGCCGGAGGTTGCCCACCTACTGGCCACCGCGCGCGTGATCCTCACCGGCGTGCTCAGCGGCCAGGTCGAAGCCCTGGAGGAATCGGTGTAACGCACCTCGAACCGTTCGCTGCCGCCCGTCACGCTCATTGTTTTCCGATTTTCGAAACTAGACATCCAGGATTCCTCATGCTTCGCCTACCCCGGGACCGCACCCGATGAGCCCCCGAACCCTGTTGCCCACCCGCGCGGACTGGCTACCCGGTCTGCGCGCGCCGGCCGCCGACCTCACCGCCGGCGTGATCGTCGCACTGGTCGCCCTGCCGCTGGCGCTCGGCTTCGGCATCAGCTCGGGACTCGGAGCCGGCGCGGGCCTGGCCACCGCCGTGGTTGCCGGCGCCGTCGCGGCGATCTTCGGGGGATCGCGATTCCAGGTGTCCGGCCCGACCGGGGCCATGACCGTGGTGCTGGTACCGATCGCGCACGAGCACGGCGCGAGCGGTGTACTCACCGTCGGCCTCCTCGCGGGCCTGATGCTGGTCGTGCTCGCCTTCGCCGGTGTCGGCCGGGCTGTCCGCTACATGCCCGCTCCGGTGCTCGAAGGGTTCACCGCGGGAATCGCCGTCGTCATCGCGCTACAGCAGGTGCCTGCGGCCCTCGGGATCGAGGACGCCACCGGTGACAAGGTGTGGATGGTGGCCGCCGACGCCGTGCTGCACTACCTGGGCAATCCCGGCGTGATCGCGCCCGCGACCGCGGCGCTGGTCGCCGGTGTCGTGCTGCTCGGTGGACGACGGATGCCGAAACTGCCGGTGGCGCTGGCCGCGGTCGTCGCGGCGACCGTACTCGCCGGTTTGTTCGACCTCGACCTGACCCGCATCGGCGCCATCCCCTCCGGTCTGCCCGCGCCCGGACTCGACTTCGTGCACCCCGGCCGGCTCGGCGC contains:
- a CDS encoding molybdopterin oxidoreductase family protein, producing the protein MTLRDRIREPWGGRTPYGAGQPWPSRVDMYLAPEVDEAAVDAWVQSASVLHSNGDGLDLAVKDGRLVGVRGRAVDRVNRGRLGPKDLFGWQANHSADRLTTPLIRRDGELVETDWDTAMHAVATRTKHLLAEHGPGSIGFYTTGQLFLEEYYTLAVLGRGGIGTNHIDGNTRLCTATAAAALKESFGCDGQPGSYTDIDHADVLCLYGHNVAETQTVLWSRMLDRLAGPNPPALVCVDPRRTPVAQAATVHLAPRPGTNVMLMNGLLHEIVRNGWIDRDYLAAHTVGFDELDRMLDGYTPELAAEVCDVPVADLREAARIIGGARRLFSTVLQGFYQSHQATAAAVQVNNVHLVRGMLGRPGCGVLQMNGQPTAQNTRECGADGDLPGFRNWANDEHVADLARVWNVAPEQIPHYAPPTHLMQMLRYAEDGSIRLLYVSGTNPAVSLPELSRIRAVLAQERLFLVVQDIFLTETAQLADVVLPAAAWAEKTGTFTNADRTVHLSERAIDPPGQARPDLDIFLDYARRLELTDKDGGPLITWTTPEEAFEAWRECTRGRPCDYTGLSYAKLRGGSGIQWPCNDDHPEGTERLYADGAFWAAPAVCESYGRDLVTGAPVEPTEYRALNPDGKAIVKAAEYLPPHETVSADYPYQLITGRTLFHFHTRTKTGRVPQLQQAAPEVWVEMSGADAERHGWHEGDVLAVCTPRGRVRARLRVGGIRPGVVFLPFHYGYWDTEGHAPADGLGRAANELTVTDWDPASKQPLFKSGAARLERIALADGVPAAAPTNTASAPSSPAVPDTVGGPAGTAHETTEAQA
- a CDS encoding nitroreductase family deazaflavin-dependent oxidoreductase translates to MSDGKDWNTSIIEEFRANEGRVGGQFAGAPMLLLHHRGRKSGREMVAPLMYQADENDPDTVYVFASKAGAPVDPEWYHNLRAAGRAEIERGTDRYAVTVEVVTGAERDRIYTEQARRYPGFADYERQTADIRTIPVVALRRA
- a CDS encoding universal stress protein; amino-acid sequence: MAAHPLVVGVDDSAASDLAVRWAAETAAARGRPLRLVHALDLAATRAVFGPYALLVPSVTAEFRQQGVEYLAAAAQLATETAPGCTVDTELVEGSAAEVLIDRSDFAAMTVLGTGNAGALGYLGSTLSAVVAHGHGPITVVRASGNDTSIRRCGPVVVGVDGSAHNRAAVELAFAEAAERRATLVAVHCWSDLRFEQLTGLPDTIADREIETTSHELLADALDGWADKYPQVRVTRKVYLSGPRHHLREWSKPAQLLVVGSRGRGGFGRLLLGSVGNALVQQAHCPVMVVHTP
- a CDS encoding ArsR/SmtB family transcription factor, with translation MPGFQRPLYQMKADFFKTLGHPVRIRVLELLSEREHAVSEMLEEVGVEPANLSQQLSVLRRAGLVTARREGLSVTYQLTSPEVAHLLATARVILTGVLSGQVEALEESV